The following DNA comes from Rhipicephalus microplus isolate Deutch F79 chromosome 6, USDA_Rmic, whole genome shotgun sequence.
gtctctcataatcatatcgtggtttcggggcgttaaacccaGATAATCATTATTATAATTTCTTCGCGCGAAAACTGCACACTGTGTATTCGAAAAACTTCATGATAGTACTGGATCGTTCTGTTGAGATTGCGCGTCAGACGCGAACACTCGAGCTTATTCTAGAGCTTCGGCGATGACCAGTGATAAGGCAGGAAAATTCGATGATGCATGTATGGATGCCGATACGCGTTGCCGCGGATCAGATTATCGACAGTCGGCGCTCTGTTCAGCGATAGTATACGGCGCGCATTGGTTGCTTTTGTTTAGTTTTCCTCGGTCGAGTAAATACACGCTGCTcctgccttcgtcaacgtcacgaccacGCGGCAAAAGCATAAAAACCCTCAAGTTTTCTTGATATCTTCTAAGCAAACGGGACCGAACCCAAAGACAGAGACGTGCGTCTCTTTAATGTGGCTACGGATAAATCAAGAGCTGCAACCAAATACAATGCGATAGATTCCAGCTTGTGATGAACTTTAGGACTGCACGTCTcagcttcgctggttaaccattagTACGGAGCGCTCGGGTGGTGATTATTTTTAAATAGGTTATTAGCCTTGCCTTTTTACTagccttttttctctctctcgcgcAGAGGCGTACTGGATGTTGCCACCGACGCTCGGCATCAGGAGAAGGCCCAGGCTCGTTCTCGGCTTCCACGACTACGTGCTTAGGCCACACGGGCTGTTCGACTTCTTCGAGATTGTGAGTCGCGATCTAAGGCACGATCCCCTGCGTAAGCTTGCGTGCGCCAAGTTCGTTAACACGTCAATTCAGCGGTAGATGTTAGTTGATGCCCTCCTGTCTGCACACGGTTCCCAGTAGCAGCGCGATAAGCGAACAGATTAGCCACTGGTCTTGTTCGTTAAACGCTCTCGTATAGCATGACGACAATGTCACGCGAAAAGGGAGGCGAGGACTGACGAGAAACAAAGAACAAACAAGGTGCATTTGAATAACATTTTGAAGGACACCGAGTCAGCCACTACGCACAGTTCAGCCTAATGTCACCGTATTTGAGTGAAGACCGGATCCTGAAGGGGGTCCAGACATTCGCACTAACATTGCAACCAAAGTGTGAACAGCTAATCGAAATATGTAGCTTCACGTTAACACATAGTCACCTAAATTTCGACACTAACTTAAAGTTATGAGGAAGCAGGTGTGCTAACGCATAGAGAAGCGCTGAGAAACACAATTAGCATTAAAAGGTTTGCCGAACTCCATTCAACGGTGCCGGCCTCCGTCAGGGAAGTAATTGTCTTGTCCAAGACAAGTGCCATTGCCAAAATCTTGGCTCCGGTGACATTCCTCATTAGACAGCGCGCACTTTCCAAAGCGCAGTATCGAAGTCTTTACACGCACCTTCGTATGTGGGCGAGTCACGTGCATAGAGATGCAATGTCACTTGTGACGTCATTCGTAGAGCGGTGCATCACTGTCTGGTTAGCGCAACTGAAAAAATCGTGAGAACCACGAAGGTGTCGTGGCGTATGTTGCCGGTGCCTACAGTGTCACGGGCCAACTGCTGACACTGACAAAATGGCGATACGTACGCAACGTCAGGCAAAACCTACTCATTTTATTCAAATTTCGAAATGGCATCACGTCACACGTGGCTTTTGTGCTCAGACTTCAAGACTTTCCCGCGAGTGGCGGCGACCGTAAGTTCTCTTACTGCGCTTCTGAAAGCACGGAATCACGCTTCGACGATACCTCGTGCCTTCGGAGATGAAATTGCGACCTTGTGCCCTCGTATGCAGCTGGGCGGACTGACGGTGTACATGATGATGTCCTCGGTGCCGCCGCTGGCATGCCGGGGGTCGCCCTTCCTGCGCGCATGCTCCTTCACGTGCTGCCTGGCCGGGGTGCAAATGATCGTCTCCAGCATGCTGAGCCCCGTGTCGGCCTACTACCTGCCGCGCATCTTCTACGTAAGTGCATGTACATCCGGAAACGGGGCCACGTGTAACCTTCAACTGTGTCAGCGGTGTAGGTGAACCCTTGACACAGTGGTATGGTAGTGGCGCTCACGTGTGAACGTCATTGTGCCATGTTGCACCCTTGGGTTAGTTTTGTAGTACGTGTGGCAGGGCGTTTCTTGTTCGGGGCAAAAAACGCCGTCTacctcctgccccccccccccccccctatatgcACATACGTTTCTCCTTTTCTTAGTAAGTAGTAAAAAATGATGTCAGTGAATTTCATTCAACCTTATCAACGAACTGTGCTTCGTAACGTGCCCGATCGCATGCATTGCGAACTAAGACGACTAAAGCAGACCCATACACGAGTGTGCTCGTAAATACTGCCCCATAAAACAAAATCTAATGTAACAAGGAGGGCTATGTACATGACAGTGCGCTTCGCCATCTCTATCGCAGTACGTCCTCTTCCAATTCACCGGCGCGTGCTGCTACGTGATAAGCTGCATCTCCATCATTCAGGAGATCCAGAAGATGTCATCGCTTTGCGTGAGTATACTTCTCGCCAAAATGGCCGGGCATGACAGCGAGTGTCGGTTGCAGCTTCGTAGCCGCCGATGTTAGGTATCATCGTACACTCCGTTTTAATACTAAAGATCGATTTTTTGTTGCTCTCATGTCCGGAAATCAGCGTTGAAAAGACAGTTACTCACGAATATTGTGAAAAAAGTTTGAAGCAAATAAATCATAAATAAGGTCACTCATTAAATGTGTAAGCAATGATCTAATCATGTACAATATATTAGAATCAAACTCTGCTATGAAATCTTCCAAAAGTGTTGCGACTACaaatcttgattgatatgtggggtttaacgtcccaaaaccaccatttgattatgagggacgccgtagtggagggctccggaaatttcgaccacctggggttctttaacgtgcacccaaatctgagcacacgggcctacaacatttccgcctccatcggaaatgcagccgccgcagccgggattcgaacccacgacctgcgggtcagcagccgagtaccttagacactagaccaccgcggcggggcacgcgacTACAAATCTTGAAGTGTGCTTTAAAGAGTGCCGCAACTGTGTTGCATCTGCCACACGGTTATACATGGGAAAACAGCACAAAGAAGAGAGGGCAGCCAGTTCGGTTCTCCCTGAAGAGTTCTTCAGTTGAGGAAAGACAAAGAACAGGCAGGGTTGCCCCAGACTTTTGACTGAAGTCCACCAAAGAACTTGTCAAAAGTCgccatttttcttcaaatttcaCCAAAAAAGCCGCCACTCTACAtataccccgcgtgcctaataataAAGATACCTATCTATATATAGCCCCGTTCAGTACGGTACCATTCATAAACCCCTAAATTATACAAACGTTTTCCAATGCCATTCGTGTCACCCGCTTCACCATGGGAGCACTGGAAAAGGGCACGCCTGCACCAGCAGCGTGCCTGAATGCTGGCGCCTCGTAAGAAAAGTTAGTGCTGGCTTCAGCTATAGCCAATACAGtcagtaaaaaaaatgttgtcgGCCGTTCGTTTGGAAGACACTGCGAATCGAATGCACAACTCAGTCGAAACTGAAGCCGGAAATCGCCTAAATTTATCATGTCGCCATTAAAGAATTTCCTTTTGTTGTGTATCTAGAGACCATGAGCACCTGGAACGATTCGTCtgctcataataaaaaaaaaacactccataCGCGCAATATTGATAACTAGGGCACAAGACAAGTTACACAATATACAGGCCTTCTAACACAGATGGTTTAAAGTACAGTCTTATCTGGACGATACGTAAATCCTTGATTGACATGCACGTCGTTTGTTTCTGTACAGATCGTCGGGCTCAGCACGGGAGGCTTGCATGCTCTGCACTTCACGTACACCCTGTACAAGTTGTACATCGAGCCCTGGCTCTGACAGCCTCACTCGTAGGAAgtcgcagtaaaaaaaaattgcaagaaaTAAATCTCTGAGCTTTGAATGCGTCCGttcttttgtttcgttttttagTGCATATAAGTGTTTGTGCCTGCTAAAAAATGAAACTTGCTAACAGCACTGGCATAATTAATCATTTTCAGCTTGTATCTTAACGATCTCTCAATTGCCCTGTGTTGTGTGCGTATAGATATATATCTTACATTTTATGGTCACCAACATTCCGTTTCCACTACTCCATCTAACCATTGTTACGTTATTGTGCACCGCTTAGAAGACGAAGAGTTAAAGAACGATTGGTTAGACCCAAGAGGAATGGCGCAAACTTTCTCCCGTTTGCTTTTACTGGCAAGAGCCGGAAAACATCCATCATGTTTGACTTACTTGCCGACGTTTCAcaagccacagaaaaaaaaaacacttaagaAATATATTTAGGACATTATAATTGCTCTTCATTCTAAAAATATCCTTTTTCTGGGGGCTTCTTCTCTAGGCTACCGCAACAGCGACGTCTGAATTTCAGTTTGCGAATTTCTTGGAGACCCAAGAAGGTTTACTTGTGATTTTATTGCTAATAGACTTGTAGTTTTTTCGAATTACCATTCATTTATACATTTCAATTCGTAGTTATGTACCTATTTTATTCGTACGTAACCATATAATTTTTGAATTTTATATTTATTaggtgactgaatagttctttttctttatcgGCCCGTTAAATTTCCTTTTCCGCCTTATATTAACCGCCATTTCAATGGTATATCCCCCGTAGCGGGTACATGCCATGGGCCATGACATAGGTTCAAGCAAGCGACTAAGCAaactttcattgattgatatgtggggtttaacgtcccaaaaccaccatatgattatgaaagacgccgtagtggagagctccggaaatttcgaccacctggagttctttaacgtgtacccaaatctgagcacacgggccaacaacattcccgcctccaccagaaatgcagctgccgcagccgggattcgatcccgcgacctgcgggtcagcggccgagtaccttagccactagaccactgtggcggggcgagCAAAATTTCAGCTACTTGAAGTTATGCTAGCGAAGAACTGCGATAACCTAATTCACCGACCCACGAGGGTTACCGCGCCGAGTGATACGCTCGTTGATTTATGTTTCACAAGTGTATCAAAGGCTGAAACTTGTTCTGGTGTCCTAGCTACAGATATCAGTGACCATTTATCCGTATTTGCAATTTTTCTAATACATAGTTTTTTGTAATGAAGAGAATTTGCTACGAGATACATAAATCAACGCAGCATCACTTTATTTCAGTCTCTAGTCTTGAGCACAGACTAGGATCCGGTAtattcagagagagagaaagagagaaataacgtctatttgcacccgtctagaatgacggggcaggaggcttcggcctctgccccaatcatccccctagtcatcggccggaatcccttgagACTCGGtggcggtcagggcgagaccgatgacttgacgctgttcttcggcgtcgcggctgtgtaataaggcctcccaggattctacatttctacttggatcattgtAGGATGAGCAGGTCCATATTATGtgcactaaacccgcagtgctgttgcagtgcgcacatctggagttgaacacttccgggtgccatttactctataggtgagggtttggaaacaccccggtttgcaattttcgccacataatttcctcctttttgctcacctgtttagctgcctctggataaatctTACGCTGGAAATAATAGTGTGCGGTAatttcctgaaacgttcgtagttcgtcTCTTGTAGAGAGGGGCTGCT
Coding sequences within:
- the LOC142764805 gene encoding uncharacterized protein LOC142764805, whose product is MNFSAQEAYWMLPPTLGIRRRPRLVLGFHDYVLRPHGLFDFFEILGGLTVYMMMSSVPPLACRGSPFLRACSFTCCLAGVQMIVSSMLSPVSAYYLPRIFYYVLFQFTGACCYVISCISIIQEIQKMSSLCIVGLSTGGLHALHFTYTLYKLYIEPWL